A section of the Humulus lupulus chromosome 2, drHumLupu1.1, whole genome shotgun sequence genome encodes:
- the LOC133817549 gene encoding aspartic proteinase A1-like, with the protein MGTKFEARLVALFLWFLLTPVVFSADNDGLIRIQLNKKQLDQRIRLHQEGPSGKYGLRGNFGNSEDAEIVALKNYMDAQYFGEIGIGTPSQKFTVIFDTGSSNLWVPSSKCYLSIACFLHSKYKSSQSSTYTKNGTSAAIHYGTGAISGFYSADHVKVGELVVQNQDFIEATKEPGFTFVAAKFDGILGLGFQEISVGNAVPVWYSMVNQGLVKDPVFSFWLNRNIKGEEGGEIVFGGVDSDHFKGNHTYVPVTKKGYWQFDMGDVLVDGETSGFCADGCAAIADSGTSLLAGPTTIITQINHAIGASGIVSQQCKSVVAQYGKTILDMLIAKTQPKKICSQIGLCAFDGTRGVSFGIESVINEKLGKKHDGSLHDAPCTACEMAVVWIQNQLNHNKTEEQILNYVNELCERLPSPNGESAVDCSSLSSMPSVSFTIGGKLFDLAPEQYILKVGEGAAAQCISGFTALDVAPPRGPLWILGDVFMGRYHTVFDYGNMRVGFAEAA; encoded by the exons ATGGGTACCAAATTTGAAGCCCGTTTGGTTGCTCTTTTTCTTTGGTTTCTTCTGACACCTGTGGTGTTTTCTGCTGACAATGACGGGTTGATCAGAATTCAACTGAATAAGAAACAGTTGGATCAAAGAATTAGGCTCCATCAGGAGGGTCCAAGTGGAAAGTATGGTCTTCGTGGTAACTTTGGGAACTCTGAGGATGCTGAGATTGTGGCACTAAAGAATTACATGGATGCTCAGTATTTTGGTGAGATTGGGATTGGCACACCTTCACAGAAGTTTACTGTGATATTTGACACTGGAAGTTCTAATCTATGGGTACCTTCGTCAAAGTGTTATTTATCA ATTGCTTGCTTTCTTCACTCCAAGTACAAATCTAGTCAATCAAGTACCTACACAAAGAATG GGACATCAGCTGCAATTCATTACGGAACTGGGGCAATTTCAGGTTTTTATAGTGCGGACCATGTCAAAGTTGGTGAGCTTGTTGTTCAGAATcag GATTTTATTGAGGCAACCAAAGAGCCCGGCTTCACATTCGTGGCCGCTAAGTTTGATGGAATACTTGGACTTGGATTTCAAGAGATCTCAGTTGGAAATGCTGTTCCTGTCTG GTATAGTATGGTCAATCAAGGACTTGTAAAAGATCCAGTCTTTTCATTTTGGTTGAATCGCAATATCAAAGGGGAAGAAGGGGGCGAGATAGTATTTGGTGGGGTGGATTCTGATCATTTTAAGGGGAATCACACATATGTTCCTGTGACTAAAAAAGGCTACTGGCAG TTTGATATGGGTGATGTCCTAGTTGATGGTGAAACATCTG GATTTTGTGCTGATGGATGTGCTGCAATTGCCGACTCAGGAACATCCCTATTGGCAGGCCCTACG ACTATTATAACTCAAATCAACCATGCCATTGGAGCTTCTGGTATCGTAAGCCAGCAATGCAAGTCAGTGGTTGCACAATATGGAAAAACCATATTGGACATGCTGATCGCTAAG ACACAACCTAAAAAAATCTGCTCTCAAATTGGTCTCTGTGCTTTTGATGGAACTCGAGGCGTTAG CTTTGGAATTGAAAGTGTGATCAATGAGAAATTGGGAAAGAAACATGATGGCAGTCTACATGATGCACCATGTACTGCTTGTGAGATGGCAGTAGTATGGATTCAAAATCAGCTAAACCATAATAAGACCGAAGAGCAGATCTTGAACTATGTTAATGAG CTGTGTGAACGGCTGCCCAGTCCAAATGGCGAGTCAGCCGTAGATTGCAGCAGTTTATCATCCATGCCTAGTGTTTCATTCACTATCGGTGGTAAATTATTTGACCTTGCTCCAGAGCAG TACATTCTCAAAGTGGGAGAGGGAGCCGCAGCTCAATGCATTAGCGGATTCACTGCTTTAGATGTGGCTCCTCCTCGTGGACCTCTCTG gattttgggagatgtatTTATGGGTCGCTACCACACAGTGTTCGATTATGGGAACATGAGAGTTGGATTCGCTGAAGCGGCATAG